A genomic segment from Salvia splendens isolate huo1 chromosome 13, SspV2, whole genome shotgun sequence encodes:
- the LOC121762342 gene encoding transcription factor TGA1-like — protein MMNSTSTHFVPSRRMGIYEPIHQMGMWVDFKGNDCLDASPPMILEVDPKLDNQSEDTSHGTVGPSHKYDQEASKPPKVLRRLAQNREAARKSRLRKKAYVQQLESSKLRLIQLEQELGRARQQGLYAGSALDASPLDYAGCTNPGIATFELEYGQWVEEQDRDLSDLRDALHSSETRDSELQKFVDDGLRHYFELFRMKAIAAKTDVFYLMSGMWKTSAERFFFWIGGFRPSELLKVLLPHLEPLSEQQCLDLGNLAQSCQQAEDALSQGMEQLHLIVGEAVAKQLGEGNYLPMVGAAIEKLDDLVRFVGQADHLRQEILQHILRILTTRQAARGLLALGEYFQRLRALSLLWSSRPRESS, from the exons ATGATGAATTCTACATCCACGCATTTTGTTCCCTCGAGACGGATGGGTATATATGAGCCGATCCATCAAATGGGTATGTGGGTAGATTTCAAAGGCAACGATTGTCTGGATGCATCTCCTCCGATGATTCTGGAGGTTGACCCTAAACTGGATAATCAG TCAGAGGATACTTCACACGGAACGGTAGGACCTTCACATAAATACGACCAAGAAGCAAGTAAACCACCTAAG GTATTAAGGCGTCTAGCACAGAACCGTGAGGCTGCTCGTAAAAGTCGTCTCAGGAAAAAG GCCTATGTTCAGCAATTAGAAAGCAGTAAACTAAGACTTATTCAGTTAGAGCAAGAGCTTGGCCGGGCCCGGCAACAG GGGCTGTACGCGGGAAGTGCTTTAGATGCTAGTCCACTGGATTATGCTGGGTGTACGAACCCAG GTATTGCTACGTTCGAACTGGAATACGGACAGTGGGTGGAAGAACAAGATAGAGACCTATCTGATCTGAGGGATGCTTTGCATTCATCAGAAACTAGAGACTCGGAACTGCAAAAATTCGTTGACGACGGACTTAGGCATTATTTTGAGCTTTTCAGAATGAAAGCTATAGCAGCGAAAACTGATGTGTTCTATCTCATGTCTGGCATGTGGAAAACTTCGGCTGAGCGCTTTTTCTTTTGGATTGGTGGATTCCGGCCTTCTGAACTTCTAAAG GTTCTCTTACCGCATCTGGAGCCGTTGTCTGAACAACAATGTTTGGATCTTGGAAATCTGGCGCAATCGTGTCAGCAAGCAGAAGACGCGTTATCGCAGGGAATGGAACAACTCCACCTAATTGTGGGGGAAGCCGTAGCCAAACAGCTCGGTGAAGGGAACTATCTCCCAATGGTAGGTGCTGCCATTGAGAAGTTGGATGATCTGGTCAGGTTCGTGGGCCAG GCAGACCATCTGAGGCAGGAAATTCTGCAGCATATTTTGCGGATACTCACCACCCGGCAGGCAGCTCGAGGGCTGCTTGCTTTGGGTGAGTACTTTCAGCGTCTCCGGGCATTGAGTTTGCTTTGGTCATCGCGGCCTCGTGAATCGTCCTAG